The following coding sequences are from one Musa acuminata AAA Group cultivar baxijiao chromosome BXJ1-6, Cavendish_Baxijiao_AAA, whole genome shotgun sequence window:
- the LOC135675721 gene encoding uncharacterized protein LOC135675721: MAEKKSLLNPDAAPYVPVWKLLCGTGDKVTEPAVGLPGKDKAVENSIEHQVPDTLDYDIKSFGKLDLSGASSSKTDQHDNLDDILQDEISEWDAKVDHLSSIFPDISVEYLAELLIVNGGDLEETVFVLQQFESAGDGSEDPVQAAVANDVSGIASEEASSSGTKD, encoded by the exons ATGGCGGAAAAAAAATCCCTTTTGAATCCTGATGCTGCTCCCTATGTTCCTGTCTGGAAACTCTTATGTGGAACAGGAGACAAGGTCACAGAACCTGCAGTTGGTCTGCCTGGAAAGGATAAGGCTGTTGAGAACTCTATAGAACATCAGGTACCAGACACCTTGGACTATGACATTAAGAGCTTTGGAAAACTCGATCTTTCTGGTGCATCATCCTCAAAAACAGATCAGCATGACAATCTTGATGATATTTTGCAAGATGAAATTAGTGAATGGGATGCAAAAGTTGATCATCTTTCATCAATTTTTCCTGATATTTCTGTGGAATATCTTGCTGAATTGCTTATTGTAAATGGTGGTGATCTCGAGGAGACAGTTTTTGTTCTCCAGCAATTTGAG AGTGCTGGTGATGGATCTGAGGACCCCGTTCAAGCTGCTGTGGCCAACGACGTTTCTGGTATTGCTTCTGAGGAAGCCAGTTCTAGCGGGACAAAAGATTGA
- the LOC135675722 gene encoding multicopper oxidase LPR1-like produces MGRVPCSALLLVLAVAASCLWGAKQASGDSGKDMLDVSKLERFVDELPDMTRLQGYGVKDDLLLPGNLTVGMYEKFWKFHRDLPPTRVFAYGLSQDSATVPGPTIEAIRGVPTHVTWTNHLPLRHILPWDPTIPTARSSSGGVPTVVHLHGGVQPPASDGSAIAWFTADFAAVGPAFAGSSLVYFNRQPPGCLWYHDHAMGLTRANLLAGLFGVYTIRSPELERPLGLPYGPTFDRSLVLFDRAFRTDGSIYMNTTGNNPSIHPQWQPEYFGTAIIVNGKAWPFLRVSRRRYRFRIINSSNARFFRLFFSSDSGLRFLHLGSDANYLPRPVHSRKFLLAPSEIADVIIDFSEASASAVVLTNDAPYPYPSGDPTDELNGKVMRFVIAPEREDDPSRVPRWLLTLPRPSVHRAAATRYIAMYEYETASGEPTHLYLNGKPFEAPATETPKAGTSEVWEVINLTEDNHPLHIHLASFVVLEQRELVELEEFKACMHKANDAAACKVEEHLKGGRRRRVPRYEQGWKNVFKMRPGVATRILVRFAPLDGGTYAFDVTAEPGYVYHCHILDHEDNVMMRPLKLVY; encoded by the exons ATGGGACGGGTTCCCTGCTCCGCCCTCCTTCTTGTGCTTGCGGTGGCGGCCTCCTGCCTCTGGGGAGCGAAGCAAGCGTCGGGCGACAGCGGGAAGGACATGCTCGACGTCTCCAAGCTCGAGAGGTTCGTCGACGAGCTCCCCGACATGACCCGGCTGCAGGGATACGGCGTCAAGGATGACCTTTTGCTCCCCGGCAACCTCACCGTCGGCATGTACGAGAAGTTCTGG AAATTCCACCGCGACCTGCCGCCCACACGCGTCTTCGCTTACGGGCTTAGCCAGGACTCGGCGACGGTGCCGGGCCCCACGATCGAGGCCATCCGAGGCGTCCCCACCCACGTGACGTGGACTAACCACCTCCCTCTTCGCCACATCCTCCCGTGGGACCCCACCATCCCCACCGCCAGGTCCAGCTCCGGCGGCGTCCCCACCGTCGTCCACCTTCACGGCGGCGTCCAACCCCCCGCCTCCGACGGCAGCGCCATCGCCTGGTTCACCGCCGACTTCGCCGCCGTCGGCCCCGCCTTCGCTGGCTCCTCTCTCGTCTACTTCAACCGGCAGCCACCCGGCTGCCTCTGGTACCATGATCATGCCATGGGGCTCACCCGCGCCAACCTCCTCGCCGGCCTCTTCGGCGTTTACACCATCCGTTCGCCGGAGCTCGAGCGGCCCCTCGGCCTCCCCTATGGCCCCACCTTCGATCGCTCCCTCGTCCTCTTCGACCGCGCCTTCCGCACCGACGGCTCCATCTACATGAACACCACCGGAAACAACCCCAGTATCCACCCGCAGTGGCAGCCCGAGTACTTCGGCACCGCCATCATCGTCAATGGCAAGGCCTGGCCCTTCCTCCGCGTCAGCCGCCGCCGGTACCGCTTCCGCATCATCAACTCCAGCAACGCCCGCTTCTTCCGCCTCTTCTTCTCCAGCGACTCCGGCCTCCGCTTTCTCCACCTCGGTTCCGACGCCAACTACCTCCCCCGCCCCGTCCACTCCCGCAAGTTCCTCCTTGCGCCGTCGGAGATCGCCGACGTGATCATCGACTTCTCGGAGGCCTCGGCCAGCGCCGTCGTCCTCACCAACGACGCGCCATACCCGTACCCCTCGGGCGACCCCACGGACGAGCTCAACGGAAAGGTGATGAGGTTCGTGATCGCGCCCGAGAGGGAGGACGACCCGTCGCGCGTGCCGAGGTGGCTGCTGACGCTGCCGCGGCCGTCGGTGCACCGGGCGGCTGCGACGAGGTACATCGCCATGTACGAGTACGAGACCGCCAGCGGGGAGCCGACGCACCTGTACCTGAACGGGAAGCCGTTCGAGGCACCGGCGACGGAGACGCCCAAGGCTGGGACCAGCGAGGTATGGGAGGTGATCAACCTGACGGAGGACAACCACCCGCTGCACATCCACCTGGCGTCGTTCGTGGTGCTGGAGCAGAGGGAGCTGGTGGAGCTGGAGGAGTTCAAGGCGTGCATGCATAAGGCAAACGACGCAGCGGCTTGCAAGGTGGAGGAGCACCTCAAGGGGGGGAGGCGGCGGCGCGTCCCCCGGTACGAGCAGGGGTGGAAGAACGTGTTCAAGATGAGGCCGGGAGTAGCGACGCGGATCCTGGTGCGCTTCGCCCCACTCGACGGTGGCACCTACGCTTTCGACGTCACAGCCGAGCCCGGATACGTCTACCACTGCCAC ATATTGGATCACGAAGACAATGTGATGATGAGGCCTTTAAAGCTTGTTTACTGA